GTCGTATTGACCGTCTACGAGTAAGTACGTTAGGCCATCTGTATTCATGCCCCACATATTACGCACAATAAAATAAAACAGCGTTAAGCCAAAAATCACTGCTACCCACTTTATGTATCCTTTTAGCTTTCCGTTCTCGCTGCTTTCTAAATTATGTGTTAAGCGAGATGGCTGTGAAATCTGCTGCCAATAATGAAATTCACTCATGTTGTTCTCACCTCAATTTTCCTTTTGTTCCCTCATTACGCATAGCTATAACGTTGATATAACATTTAGAAATGTTCAAGTTACAGGACAAGTAAATTCAAGAATTTCCTTTCCCATTATACACCTATTTTTTGTGAGTAGACGTTGGGGTCATGCAGTTTTCAATAAAAAACGAGGTGGCTATATCGATACTATTTTTGTCCCTTGATGAAAATGCATCTTCCAATGACCATCTACTAATTTCCATAGCGAGCTACGTAATGAATGCTGCTCAGTCAGCTCGTTGTAAATACGGTACGTTGTTAATACGACCTCATCAGACATTGGATGAATTTCAAAGTCAGTTAATTGCATTCGGACTTCACTAAGCGTCATTTCGCTAATGTTTTCATCTTTGTATAGGACTTTCCCCGAGCTACCAAATTCGAAAAACTCGTCTGCTAATAGTTTCGCTAATTCCTCTTTGGATGCTCTGATTTCTGGCTGTAATAGTTTTTCTTCTAATTGAAGTAATTGCTCTTTTAAAGTCATTTGATACTCCTCCTATCTCGCGTGAATAAAAATCCTCTAAGATAAAATAGAACCTGATTACGTAACAATGTTTAAAAAACTATGAAAGATTTAGCTGTTTTAATTCTAAATGAGACTACTAAATTCAGTCCAAGCTAAGTTTAGTTGAAATATAGCTTTAATAGTTTTTGTATTAGTAAATTATTTGTACTTTGTAGCTCAACAAAATATTCCAATTGCCATTTCTGTGTTTCAATAGCTTGCTTGCTAGTGGGATTTTCCCAGCTAGGGTAAACCCTAATTGCCATTTTCCCTTTGGTAGTAGCTGTTTTAATTATATTTTGTTTTAATTATATTTTGTTTTACAAGTATTTCTTTAGGAAAAACGAATTGTCCAAAACGATTATCAGTAAAAGTATTGATGACTAATAAATCCGTAGCTGTTTCATCTGAAAATGCTTGGTTTTTATTGTCCTCATTTTTTTCCCAAAAAGCAACAAACTGTCCGATCTTGGTGGGCGTTATTTTTGCAACCCTAAATCTAACAGACTTCGAATTTAGATAAAATGTACCAGCCCCGTAATCCGAG
The sequence above is a segment of the Solibacillus sp. FSL H8-0523 genome. Coding sequences within it:
- a CDS encoding DUF4440 domain-containing protein; this translates as MTLKEQLLQLEEKLLQPEIRASKEELAKLLADEFFEFGSSGKVLYKDENISEMTLSEVRMQLTDFEIHPMSDEVVLTTYRIYNELTEQHSLRSSLWKLVDGHWKMHFHQGTKIVSI